From the Catenulispora sp. EB89 genome, the window TTGCCTGGCCGAGGGCTGACTCGCGGGCTGACCGACGCACTCGGCAGCTGGCTCCGCGCGGTGAGCAGCAGGCTGATTGCGGCGGGCCGGTGGTGTGCGGCGACCGCTTTGCCTGGCCGCGCGCTGATTGCCGCAGATGCGCTGCGCGCGGTGAGAATCAGGTCTTGGCACTGGCACGGCCGGCGAGCGGCGGGCTGGTTGTGTGCGGCGTGTGCTTTGCCTGGCCGCGGCCTGACCGCCGCAGATCCGTTGCGCGTGGTGAGAATCAGGTCTTGGCACTGGCACGGCCGGCGAGCGGCGGGCCGGCGGTGTGCGGCGTGTGCTTTGCCCGGCCGCGGGCTGATTGCCGCAGATCCGCTGCGCGAGCGGCACCCTCCGCCCTCGCCATCGCACCGAACCCCAGTCGGCCGGCTCGGCGGTGTGGCGCCGGGCCGGCATGTACGTCCGTTGTCTGCGTCCCGCGCCGCCTACCGATCGCGGAGGTCGTTCATGATTGAGGTCGGGGAGCTGCGGCGGTTGCGGCAGGTGCGGGTGGCGGAGCCGGAGGCCATCGCGGTCGCGGCCGCTGCCCGGCGGCGGCGGCCGTTGGTGGATGCCGGGGGTCGGTTGATGCTCATCGCTGCCGATCATCCGGCGCGGGGGGCGCTCAGTGTGCGGAATGATCCGTTGGCGATGGGGGATCGGCGGGAGTTGTTGGAGCGGTTGGTCGTGGCGTTGGCGCGGCCGGGGGTCGATGGGGTGCTCGCCACGCCCGACATCGTTGAGGACCTGCTGTTGCTCGGTGCTCTGGACGACCGGGTCGTGGTCGGGTCGATGAATCGGGGTGGGCTGGCCGGGTCCGTTTCGGAGCTCGATGACCGGTTCACCGCGTACGACGCCGCCGGGATCGCCGCGGCGAACCTGGACGGCGGCAAGATGCTGCTGCGTATCGACCTCGGGGATCCGGACACCGTCTCGACGTTGGAGGCGTGCGGGCGCGCCGTGTCCGGGCTCGCCGCGCGCCGGTTGGTGGCGATGATCGAGCCGTTCATGGCGGCGCGCGCCGGGGACGGCCGGTTGCGCAACGACCTCACCGCCGCCGCCGTCGTGCGCGCCTGCGCGATCGCCGGGGGTCTCGGCTCGACCAGCGCCTACACGTGGCTCAAGCTGCCGGTCGTCGACGAGATGGAACGCGTCCTGGCCGCCACCACGCTTCCCGTCCTGCTCCTCGGCGGCGATCCCGACGGCGCGCCTCAGGAGACGTACGCCGCGTGGGAGAAGGCCCTGGCGTTGGAAGGCGTCCACGGTCTGGTCGTCGGCAGAGCCCTGCTCTACCCGCCGGACGGTGACGTCGCCGCCGCCGTGGACACCGCGACCGCGCTGGTGAAACCGGGTGGAGTAGGCGAATGAGCACCCGCCGCCTGACCGTGGCCCAGGCCCTGGTCAGGTTCCTCGCCGTCCAGCACACCGAACGCGACGGCACCGAGCACCGCCTCATCGAAGGCGTGTTCGGCATCTTCGGCCACGGCAACGTCGCAGGCCTCGGCGAAGCCCTTCTCGGCCTGGAACTCCAGGACCCGGCCCTGCTGCCCTACCGGCAGGCCCGCAACGAGCAGGCCATGGTCCATACGGCCGCCGCCTTCGCCCGCATGCGCGACCGCCTCTCCACCTACGCCTGCACCACCTCCGTCGGCCCCGGCGCCACCAACCTCGTCACCGGCGCGGCCCTGGCCACCGTCAACCGCCTCCCGGTCCTGCTGCTGCCCGGCGACG encodes:
- a CDS encoding deoxyribose-phosphate aldolase, with amino-acid sequence MIEVGELRRLRQVRVAEPEAIAVAAAARRRRPLVDAGGRLMLIAADHPARGALSVRNDPLAMGDRRELLERLVVALARPGVDGVLATPDIVEDLLLLGALDDRVVVGSMNRGGLAGSVSELDDRFTAYDAAGIAAANLDGGKMLLRIDLGDPDTVSTLEACGRAVSGLAARRLVAMIEPFMAARAGDGRLRNDLTAAAVVRACAIAGGLGSTSAYTWLKLPVVDEMERVLAATTLPVLLLGGDPDGAPQETYAAWEKALALEGVHGLVVGRALLYPPDGDVAAAVDTATALVKPGGVGE